A genomic region of Eriocheir sinensis breed Jianghai 21 chromosome 42, ASM2467909v1, whole genome shotgun sequence contains the following coding sequences:
- the LOC127009840 gene encoding uncharacterized protein LOC127009840, translating into MDYSFHSVHSRVKRGLLNIVGSASKFLFGTATDEDVRDLRDHYAHVLSFAARNRRVINANCRKLAQLHTNIEELLEQTNKMVEVINIVVKQIDQVNQFLLLDQALHVLENVINSVATANQQVISNMVDAAHGRVTPALFPLHDLRTTVQIGYQNYSLTPLFTPDMSQYFYPLIESSLTPDAIIIHVPFQTADVFEAHEIVPFPFSAKDSVLALDTSPSLVLIAKDFALYSTGSYSLLQYCKETVFGRFYCSASLFAFLPVRGGVCEIALTRVNASDALSLAPTSSLHQRLFSIRTFRVCIIFISLSHSMYRSSARRVPLINGLLVTMP; encoded by the coding sequence atggattatagttttcactcagttcactctcgggtaaagagggggttgctcaacatcgttgggtccgcctcaaagttccttttcggtacggctaccgacgaggacgttcgcgatttgcgggaccactacgctcatgtactttcctttgctgctcgaaatcgcagggtgatcaacgccaattgtagaaaacttgcgcaattgcatactaacattgaggaactgctagagcagacaaataagatggtagaggttatcaacatagttgtcaaacagatcgaccaggtgaatcagtttctcctcctagatcaggccttgcatgtattggaaaacgtcattaactccgtcgcaacggctaatcagcaggttattagcaacatggttgatgcagcgcacggtagagtcacacctgccttgttccctctacacgatttgagaacgactgtccagatcgggtatcaaaattatagcctaacacctttattcaccccggacatgagtcaatatttttaccccttgattgagtccagcctcacccctgatgccataatcattcatgttccatttcagacggcggacgtgtttgaggcacacgaaattgtcccgttccctttttcagcaaaggacagtgtgttagccctggacacgtccccgtctcttgttctaatcgcgaaggatttcgctctgtattcaacgggtagctactcactcttgcagtattgcaaggagacggtcttcgggcgattctattgctctgcgtctctctttgccttccttccagttcggggaggggtatgcgagatcgccctcacccgcgtgaacgcgtctgacgctctttccctggcccctacaagcagcttacaccaacgcctgttttccataagaactttcagggtctgcattatttttatttccctcagtcattctatgtatcggtcatctgcccggagggtaccacttatcaacgggttactggtcactatgccatag